The sequence below is a genomic window from Lolium perenne isolate Kyuss_39 chromosome 7, Kyuss_2.0, whole genome shotgun sequence.
ctaaatttaatgatatttagactaaaacgggcggagttcatacatagaggccgaattcgactatatttcgaattcggctaggggaattcaaacgctaattttaaaacacggcgctctacatgcccatacggcggtagaacaccgtgtagtcgtcgccgccgtcgtcggagccgtcgtcctcgaccttcgGCACCTTCGCCGCGCGCCTGGCcgctgccctggccggcgtctccccaccccggggatggcttgtaccagtcgtcgtcggaggactcgaggtcgacgacggggacagcgacgccggatggaggtgtcgcaggacggcggtaccgcgcgacatcgtcgttggcggttggagcggcgcgggcggcgagttggcgtgcggcggccgGGTCCGGCAGCCGCCGGCTGCTCCGCCTCTGGCGCGCCGATCGCGCTGGCCCGATCCGGTGCGGCGTCGTcgcgcgcttctcctcctccatgtcggcaagcgacacggcgatcgcctccgccatcgcggcctcctccgcgcgcttcgcctcctcctcggcgagctggcttgcggcggcctctttcttcgtcttcttccgcCGCTCGCGGCGCGGAAGGCTGttctcggatgacgagggcgccggctGCTGCGCCCTGCGGTCgccggcggagacgccggctccttcttgacgcgcaccggcgtcgaaggcgacgtcgcctcctcctcttcaccggcgccaaggatgaccttgacgccgatccgaagacgacgagctggcagccatgcgccgtggctgccgacgcttccccgacggcggctcgccgatgccctcgatgccgatagagggggcatcgtgagcaccggggagttgccgccctcgatgtgctcgatgacggcctcgagtgtccggcccggcgcgcccaccaccgtcggcggcccgcggcgttgttgcgcgcaggcggaggcggcgggccgtcgtaggccgccgactcccgctcccaccgctggaggaagtaggagttccaccgcgtgtagttgtcggggtggtggcgcgggtcggcgcgctcctcgtcggtcatcgtcatcctcgcctcctcgatggcgacgtcgagggcatggccccgcggcggcggcgggattggaacgccgccagcacttagccgccagccgcctccgggaggcctcgtgtccggcgggcaggggtaccccgctttggtggaggaggtgcccctcccacgcgtggagagaCCGGCGggcgaagccgttgttggctgcgccgtcgtcgtcgtagaacgccatcttgagagtagagggagaatggagggagagtggagcacggggtacgcctcgcggcgagcggaccggcgtatataggcgtggctggcgcggggattaaatgccgcgtggatcgcggcgagctgaccggcggcagcctttagtgcgcgcggaagacgatgcgtgcgcggaagacgaagacattactcgccgcgtggccggcgaatgcatgccggcggcaggctttacgacgcggaagacgacgacattaactcgccgcgtggccggcgaatgcagaccggcgaggctttacagcgcgcggaagacgatgcgatgaggacgacgatcggtttctctcgccgacaagttggggccaccagacgcgcgggaagtttcctcgccgtttcgcgctGCTTTCGTCCGAGTCCTCGAGCGCTCCCGGGGCcgggggcgtgggatcgccggatgaatttaggcccaaatccggacgaaaacgaggaaccgggggcgcgactgggccgaatttcgccgtccggatggaaaaaacgctcgccgggggcctgttcgggggacgagtggagatgctctaacgtcCGCAACTATGACACAGAGGTTTGGGTGCTCCAGCGGCAACCCCAAAGGTCGAACTTGCCTCCCAGCAACGTGTTTTAAATTTTTAACTTCTTGCCCGCACTGACAGGTGGGGCTCACATCTAAGTCTGCTCTAAATGTCAAAAGTGCCAGTTAATAATATTAGGGGTATTTTTGCAAAATCTGTAATGCCACATGTCACCTTTAGATTGATTGAGGACCAAATCTTcacatgatgaacaagttatatGACTGCAACTTCACGCTTTGCAAGTTCTAggattaaaccttcacatgatgaGCAAGTtagggcatgcccaatgcactgcCCTAGAGGTGCTGCTTCACacctttagagcatctctagtggaTGGTGTATATGGATGTGTAAAGCCCGTTTACACGTTTTTGGCCCAAAATCGCTCTCCAGTGGATCGTGTATACCATCGTGGGAGCTATACACGTCCATCCACGAGGCTACTCGGCGTGGAAGTAAACACGCCCGAACCACGCGCGTGGAGAAGGAAAAACGCCCCAATCCGCCTCTGCTCCCGCTCGCATCCCGCCTCCGTCTGGAGCGCCGTCGAAGCTCGTCGGGCCGGCGGCCACTCCCCTCCGGTAAGCTCTCTCCCGCCCCTCTTTTTCATTCCCGCTTGTAGATTAGAGGTCTGGGGAGGCGCGGGGAGTCGCGGGGCGGCCACAAGGCTCACcagatgcggcggcggcggcgcgcgccatGTAGATGGGAGGGCGCGGAGAGAGGTGCTGCGGTGCTGCGGCTCGGCGGCGCGACCTGGAGAAAGGGCTCTGCGGCCGCGCGACCTGGAGATAGTGGTCTGCGGCGGCTCGACGGAGGAGGGGGCGGGGTGCGGTCCAGGGGCTGGCAGCGCTCGCCCCGGTCCAGCGGCGGGTGCGGCTTGAAGGGCGGTGGCGCTTGCCGTGGACAGTGGGGAGGCCACGCCGGCCCTGTTGATTTGGCCATGGACAGTGGCAGTGGCGGAGCGCTGTTGATTAGGACCCTGTGCATCTCCTCTTTTTCTTTTGTATGATATAGCATAAGTGCCTGTGCGTTGCACCAGGAGCAATAGAAACTTAATCACTCCTACAAAACATCTATGGTAAACAAGCCAATTTTAACGCGTGCACAATGTGCTTCATGGTCAAGCGTGCCTCCACTTCCTACTATGTCCGCCGATTCAGCCAGGCCCTCTATTTGGTATTTTATCATCTCAAACTCTCAATGAAGCTAGGTAATATTTATTGGATAATCACCCAATAATTTCTAGATTCAAAATAACACAATGCAGGTAGGTGATATTTATTGGACAGCCTGATTAGCTTGAAATAAAGAGCCAAAAGCTGATGTCCAGTTTTTTTTTTCAGATAAGACATGGCAAGAAGAAAAGAACTACACAATACATGATGGTAGTGGCTGGAGCTTTATCGTGGTTAAAAGCAAGTCAAGACGACACCTATACTTTCAGCAAACAACATAAACAACAACTATCATGCCTAAATCATGTAAAATTTTGGTATATAACCACCATTGGTTAACAAATCATATTTCTATCCTGCATGCACCTTAGCCTAGGCCTCTTTGGAACTTGCATATATGGATTAGGCTATGATTAATAGTTTAAATCTTAATTAAATAAATCCCATGCAAATGACTAAATACATACAGTTGGATCTGGGAACACATATGCTACTACATGATGATCAGCTGGTCCAATCACCAGCAGACGCTCGTTTTCAGATTGTCTAGGCCAAAGACCACAGGTGCAGTTGGTAGTTTTAGCAGACCTTCAAAATGAGATCGGTAGGCAGAGCTGCAGGTATATGAGTATAGGACCGAGATTCGTTGAACTTGCAGGTGATCTCATCGGCAACTCCTGGGTGAGGTCGTGAGGTCAAAGCAAGTGATAAATCTTCAGATATTCTGTTATGATTCCTGCATTGAGGTTGTGACGGATACCAAGTGAATACTTTGTATTATCCGAGACAATCTCGGGGCTTCGATTTGCAAATATCCACTTCATCGTTCTCCTCATTCATGTACGCCGACGGGTTTATGGACAACTGCCTATTCTAGCACACAACGTAAGTCACCGGCCGGTTATGTTACCGGCAGCGCTCCTGGGCCTGGCACATGACGCACATCACCGCGCGTAGAATTCCTCACGTGTCGCCAGCGGCGCCGGCTGTGCCCTCCCAGCGTGTCAGCCCACGGGAGGCAAGCCGCTGCGTTGAGCGGCCGTCCCAACGCCGCTGCACATGCCTCCTGTTGGCGCTGCTCGGCCTTGGTGGTGGTTGAGGTCGCCTGGAACCTCCGGCGAGCAAGTCGTGGTACGTGGGCGAGCCGGCGAGATCTCGGTTTTCGTCCATCCAGTCGTCCTTGTACACCATGGTCTTGGATCAGAAGAGCAACCGATGTAAAATTGCAGGTGGCCTTGGTACCGTCTCGATCTATTGACGTAGTGTCTCCGTTATGTCGCGGTGCGACGTGCATGTAGAGCATCTCCTACACGATGTGTACGTCTCTGTACTTGCACATCTGCAATTTGCAATCTATGTTGCCGGTACGTGGAATTTGGTGCCGGTGGTGAGGAATCGATGAGAGGAGCAGGTAACGAGCGATGGCGAGAGACGGGTTTTTTTAGGCCTGTCTGGCGTGCGATAGTGCCGCTTTTATTAAGCTGTATGTAGGACAGGGGATGGGTTTCGTGATCGATCCGGTCTTAATACTCTTGGTCCGAGCGGACGGAACGTGAGGGACAATGCATGCTAAACAGACATGCACCGCAGTTATTTGTGTACAGATTGTACGGATCGTATCTTGGAAGGATTCCAACGCGATGGACGAAACAAAAAGCTAAACGCGTAGAACGATGGACGGTTTAACATACGAACCAAACCAAGGAaacacttctccctttattattaggtatagataactCTATGGTTGATGGTTTAATCTTGAACACACGCTTCCTAATCAGACTAATGATTTGTAAACAAGATAGGAGAAGAGAAATTTGGCTGTTTGCATACCTCAATTTGATGCTCCAGCTTCATAACTTACAAGAAATTTTGCTACAGATTTTTGTATTTTGCTACAGATTTTTGTATTTTGCTTCCTAACCAACGGGTGTATTTTGCTACAGATTTTGCTTCCCAACGGGTGTATTTTGCTTCCTAACCAATGTGTGTTCATTGTTTGCAGATGGATGGTGACCAAAGTTTCTTGGACACAGTTGGTTTTGGTTACTCACAAACACAACCTCAAAGTCCAATTGGAGAGCAAGCAACCCCATCAACTCAGCATGAAGCAAGACCATCAACTCAGCATGAAGCAAGACCATCAACTCAGCATCAAGCAAGACCATCCAACAAAGGAAAAAATTGGTCTACTGATGAGGATAAGGTTCTGATAGCAGCATGGGCAAATACAAGTATTGATATTGTCGGGACAGATCAAAACCGAGAAACTTATTGGGCTAGAATTTCAGAGTACTACAACACACACAAGGAATCATCATGGCCTGAGCGTAATGCCAATGCAATAAATTGCCGTTACACATTCATTAACAAAGAGACCGCTAAATTTTGTGGTTGCCTTCAGCAGATTTTACATTTGGAGGAAAGTGGAAGGACTATACAAGAAAAGGTATGCATCTATCTTTTACTTCTACATGTGCTGTCCAATATTTATATGTGCTGTGCAATATTTATGTGATGTGCATAATAATACGTTTGTATGTGCAGACAAATGATGCACACCTTTTGTTCAAGGAATTGGATATTAAAAGAAAAAAGCCTTTCACATTGATGCATTGCTATGTAGAGTTTTCGAAGTATCCAAAGTGGCAGACAAAAGAACTTGAAACTTCTGTTAAGAAACAAAAGAAGACCATTGATGCAAGTCCGGGCACATCCTCGGTACGCACTGATGCTACCTCGGCACACAATGATGCTCTTGAACATGAGAAAAGACCCGATGGTGTGAAGAAGGAGAAATTGCAGAGAGGTAAAG
It includes:
- the LOC127323906 gene encoding uncharacterized protein, giving the protein MTGNQNRRELLTWALIEEAAATVKIAMAHQKLAGIDASFATQFGMPVLNDEEIRGLGRRGESRGGHKAHQMRRRRRAPCRWEGAERGAAVLRLGGATWRKGSAAARPGDSGLRRLDGGGGGVRSRGWQRSPRSSGGCGLKGGGACRGQWGGHAGPVDLAMDSGSGGALLIRTLCISSFSFMDGDQSFLDTVGFGYSQTQPQSPIGEQATPSTQHEARPSTQHEARPSTQHQARPSNKGKNWSTDEDKVLIAAWANTSIDIVGTDQNRETYWARISEYYNTHKESSWPERNANAINCRYTFINKETAKFCGCLQQILHLEESGRTIQEKTNDAHLLFKELDIKRKKPFTLMHCYVEFSKYPKWQTKELETSVKKQKKTIDASPGTSSVRTDATSAHNDALEHEKRPDGVKKEKLQRGKADDSACKLSLETVWAQKQEKDELKEAARNVRYAQQFELRKEEIALKKKEDARNERDDARKQFELDERIMLMDTSGMTDVQKQFYQAKQNEILARGLE